Within the Platichthys flesus chromosome 16, fPlaFle2.1, whole genome shotgun sequence genome, the region GAGAGTTTTCTGTGAGCGCAAACCAGTCACGGAGGATTCTCAGAAATCGCTATGGAAGTAACACTAGTGATTTACAGTTAAAAGAAATCAGAAACACATGGGGGAACCTTGCTTGTCTTGGACTGCTGTTGTTTATTGTGATCCATGAAAGGTACAACTTTGACCAACAAAGGGCCAGCCTTCAGAATGAGataaaaggaggaggaaatgaggtTGTGACACGACTTGACATTCCTGATTACAACTTCCAAGGCCCCAGACTAAATCATGGGAATGATGACACAaggttttttctcattttagtggttatatgtttatttgtcttgGCAGTGCTTTTTAGAGGTTAGAAAAGATGACAAGAAATGAGAAAGCTGTTTACAAACCAAACGTTTCAgcttattacttttttttataaaattatatttatcttcacaaaagaaataaaagacgAAAAATACAATACTTTTAAGATGATTGGGAATCAAGCAGTTAAGAATGATCAGTGGACCTGGATAAGGGCTATTTCTAAAAGCTAGTATatgctttgttttgctttcatgtttatttaaatgatgcTACATTATTTTCTTAACACTGTTCAGGTAAATATTGAGATAGAGGTTGTGTTCATGGACCAAATACTGAAAAATCACAGAGAGTCTCCAGTGTGTCACTTCAGGTCAGCACTAATTGAGGCTAAAGTACCAACGTAAAAACTATCTGAGTACATGATCTTCACAAAGTGTAGACATCAGTTAAAGACAGTGGTGTAATGTTAATTCAGATTAAGACATGcatattcaaatttaatttgtaagaATCTTACTTTCCTGGGAAAATTACATAACAAAAGATTAAggacatgttttacatttattagaCCAAGACGTTTGGTCCAAGGAGTTCtacttacaaaaaaaaatttcacATTTAATTATAGTACACACTCTTCTTTAAAAAGACTATTTTTGTACACAGTAACGCATTATACTGGTCTTAACGCTTCTAGCTTAATTCATATTCAATGTCATGCTCCAGCACGTCTTATCCAATAGTGGTGACTCACTGTTCTTTCATATGTGTTTCCTAGAGatgaaaagaaagtaaatagaTCTGATGCATATATGAGAACCACAAGTGAAAGGATCTTTGGCATGTTAAGCATTGATAATGTATTAGCATTAAACAAATAGATGTATATTTTACACATGGTTTTGTACTTTTGCTACAATGTTGTAAATGGGGTGTTGATGGAATacatgctgctgtttgttttgtgtgtaaataaaaggtttaaaaGACAACACATTTGTCCATATCCTCCTTCCACTTCCTCAATTAGTCAAAGTGTGGTAGAACCGTGGTCAacagaaagacatttttatttctgacaCAATATGAGATCACACAGATATAGCATAAGAACCCCTTCATCAACACAAAATCTGAAATGACTTATGGAATAATAACACTTTACAGAATCATTCCTCTGATAATAAAAAGCACAAATAAAGAGCTTCTACATTTTGGGTTCAACAACCCCGACAAAACACTGACAGACTAAACAGATTCTTTTCAAAAGGATATTTGATCCAAGCTGCAGTACCTTCTGCAACCACCAGCAACAGATAAGTTATTGGTTTCACTTCTTAGGAAACAGGAAGGAGTTATAACggctcacacagacagacaacaatTCCCTATCAGCAGCACACTAACAAAGGTGGGTGCTCTTATTTTCTGATCACTATTTCCTTGATTTACCTCGGTTTTCTTTCAATATGATTGTTGAAGCAATTTTAAGTTCTGTACCTGCAGGTTTCTACACTGAAAAATTACTCAGAAGTCCAGAAGTTGTAATGCGTCCTCCTTGTGTCTTATATATGTCGAAAACAAGTAGACGGCATCAGGGCTGCCTGTACTTCCACTTTAACACTGCAGTGAACAAATGGCAAtcggaaaatgaaaaaatttgATTCACACAGGtgtgcagctctttgtgcaACAGCAGCTGGTCTTTACTTACCGCAGCTTAATTACGGCAGGTCgattttacagtttcagaatgaaagctgcaaccagcaacACCACAGGCTAAGCAAACAacacattccaaacaggcaggttaagaACGGGAACAGACTCGTAAAAATAATTTAGATTTATCGATAGTTAGAAATACATGTATGGATTGATAATATGGGGCGATAAGGCAAAAAAAATTGGCTAAGGTTATCGATAATtattagcctgacgttgtcagactcacaattctagtcagaatgtgagtctgagaccgctccattgggctttcattatggggcgtgtttcaactgaccaggaagtaaaattcctcttcgctcaattggatagacctacaaccaatcagagcaacgtagtatgtgacgtatgctaagcaacgcattgtgagttatttactaacccgggttcacaccggacgcttcagcgcagcgccaagccttaaataacagctggctcccatccagtcccgtgttaaaactttgtgccgctcacaccggaggctgaagcaccgcgaggcagccttggcgcagcgcggtgcttcagcctccggtgtgaccggcacaaagccgtgcagcgatctactggatcaacgggtgatattattagtgctgcccggcggttcagcgtcgcttcagtgtccgttgtgaacagccaagcgccggggcgatagggattagtgtgttgctttggcgtcgcctccacgttctctgttcctctttcaaaatgaatgcgctatcgatgtcttctaaaacagactcaatggcagcatctacacatctcagctcgccagcgacaggcatgtttgttgaaaacgaattaaacccaagggcactgtgatgacgtggttgattacgttaccgttgatcatctgtcaatcatcgtataaagcccgccctgacaatctgattggcccggtcctGGCATAATTTTTTCCCCAATGGAGTGgatccagaccgaactgcccgaccaaaaatgttgtgggcggggctaagttcgtctggcatccaggctagataattatcatattaaatgtcatgttattaattttaaatgtaaaaactgaTTTTTCCTCCCGCGTGACGGTTGTGGTTTACATCTCTTTTATGAggagagaatgacaaacatttgATTAACAGCAAATAATTATCTGAGGAAGACTAATTATGTATTATACCTCCTTACACAATGCATAActattatatcaatatattcaACCTTTATTGTATTGCTATTGTTGTATTGCCCACCATGCCAAGCCTTCCttgatatatttttctttatcattacaggatgatgaggaggtCAGGAAGAGTCATGATTTGTTTTGCAGCTCTGATCCTTGCACTGGCATCGGTGTCAGCTGTAGAAAGACTCAATTCaattaatgattaattaatGCCACCCCCACAAGTCCCCTTAAGGTCAAATGCatcaaataacagaaaaactCAGATATTAGTCCACTTAATATGCCAGATTATTTCCTACAAACTCCATAAATATCTGGGGAATGTGCAAAAATAGCAAGAAAATCCCTATTTTGCGTCGCACAAGAAAGTGGTTTAAAAAATCCTGGAACTGGCTCTTAAGAACAAAAAGTCTCATCCATCAACTAGTTTAGCAGTTTTGTGTAATACAGTTAACAAAAACTTACGGGCGAAAACCTAATCTCTTCACTTAGGGTAAATAAGGCTTTACAACAAACAAGTGCAGCCATGAGAAACTAATCTACGATAATCATACTAGGTAATAATAAGCCAGGCTTCATTAGAAACCCTTTAGTCCAAAAGACACTGTGTCAGATACCTGGACATGCCAGTTATCTTCAACACAAAATGTGTAATGATTTATGGAATAATTACACTTTACAGAATCATTCCACTGATaattaaaagcacaaataaTCAGCTTTTGCATGTTGTGTTCAACAACCCCGAAAAACACTGACAgactaaaaataatattttcaaagGACGCCTGATCCAAGCTGCAGTCCCTTCTGCAACCACCAGCAACAGATTAGTTAGGTTTCATTTCTAAGGAAACAGGAAAGGGAGTTCGaacagctcacacacagacagacacagacagacacgaTTCCCTAACAGCAACACACTAACAAAGGTAAGTGGTCTTATTTTCAGATCACTATTTCCTTGATTTACCTCGGTTTTCCTCTCAATATTATTGATGAAGCAATTTTAAGTTCTCTACCTGCAGGTTTCTACACTGAAAAATGACTCAGGTGAACCATATTTAAAAAGGGCAGCTGAAAGTTTGTTCTGTTGAGTGAATTTGGAGAGATTTGCAATGTGCTTAGTCAGCGTTCttagaatttgttttgttatcgctatttacaaaaaatatgatCATAGTTCCTtgtttatattatgttataaGTTTACTGAGTTGATTCCATCCACTCCTTTAGTTTCTGTAATATGGCAAATTCCCCCCAAGTGGGACTAATAAAAGGATCATCTTATCCTCTTACATATAATATTTCCAAATTAAGCAACAACGCACACACATCCAATTTGCAGCCTttaatgtccccccccccccctccccagagGAAATCAAGTTTTAAATGTGTCCCCCGTGTGTCCTTTATATGTTGAAATAAGTAGTCGGCATCAGGACTGCCTGTACTTCCACTTTAACACTGCAGTGACCATATGCAAATCAGAAAGAAACAATTTTGATTcacacaggtgaacagctctatAATATGCAACAGCAGCTGGTCTTTACTTAACATAGCTCAATTCGTGCAGGtcattttacagtttcagaatgAAAGCTGCAacctatggaggaccatacatgacttcagtataaataaataaatgtataaataaataccgaaataaatatgttaacagCAGTGTcgaaataaatgtcttaaatatatttgcacatttatttattccctgatttatttatttttcgatttcagtgtccttatgctaatgagaaaggccgGCTTAatctcagtctcgagcaggattggtaagacatttatttagacattccTGTTATTAAcgtaattatttatttatttctgtatttattaataacttaatttatacttaagtcatgtatggtcctccttagcaaccagcatcaccacaggctaAGCAAACAacacattccaaacaggcaggatGAGAACGGGAACTGCTCTAGTAAAAATAATCTTTCGATGTATCCCTAGTTACAAATACATGTATGGATTGATACTGTGGGGTgatctggcaaaaaaaaaattggccaAGGTTATCGATTATTATCATATTAAATGTCATGTTATTAATTTGAAGTGTAAAGACTGATTTTTGCTCccgagtgaaggttgtggtttcaaACTCTGTTATGAggagagaatgacaaacatttgATAAACAAAAAATTATCTAAATCTGAGGAAGACCAAttatgtgttatacctcctTACACAATGcataattataccaatatattCAACCTTTATTGTATTGctattgttgtgttgtcaaCCATACCCACTGCCCAGCCTTCATTGATATATTTTATCATTACAGGGTGATGAGGATGTCAGGAAGATTCATGAGTTGCTGTGCAGCTCTGTTCCTTGCACTGGCATCTGTGTCAGCTGTAGAAAGACTCAATTCAATTAATGATTTGAAGAAAATCTACTTTGGTCAATCTTTGCCCAAACACACTCTTCTACTTCTCCACTGGTTTGCCAACGTAGTTGAAatcaacagcaacaacatcatACTGTTGACCTTTGATCCAAACAATGAAGATTTTGGATCGCATCATTATGGCAACTATGAGGGGATACTGCCTCAGAGTCACAGGTACTACACTGTTGGCAATCTCCTTCTAGACAGACGTAACCAACTTCCAAATTATGTCGCCCAGCCAAAGGAAGCGTATGTGGGAGGAAACCGGGACCGGATCGTGTTTAGTGTCAGACAGCAGAACATAGGATGGCAAACTTTGCAACAGATAGATCGAGTGTACATCACACAGCATTATGGGCACCATGGAAGTACGACATATGATCCTGAACATACCTATGAGATCACGAATAACCTCCTGAGAACAATCCGAGAGTTTTCTGGGGGAGCAATCCAGTCACTGAGGACTCTCAGAAATCGCTATGGAAGTAACACTAGTGACTTCCAGTTAACAGAAATCAGAAACATATGGGGGAACCTTGCTTGTCTTggactgctgttgttttttgtgatcGGGGAAAGGCACTACTTTTACCAACAACAAAGTGCCCACCTTCAGAGTGGGTCAACAGGAGGAAACaattttcttctcattttcctgttgttttttgtctttgccATTCTTGGTTCACTCTGGCTTTTCCGTGGTATgggaagataaaaaaagaaaattaaacataCAATACGCAATATTACTTTTAAGATGATTGAGAATCAAGCAGTTAGGACTGATCAGTGGACCTGGATAAGGGCTAATTCTAAAAGCTGGTGTatgctttgttttgctttcatgtTTATCTAAATGGGTGCTACATTATTTTCTTAACACTGTTCTGGTAAATATTGAGATAGAGGTTTTGTGTCTCCAGTGTGTCACTTCAGGTCAGCACTCATTTAGGCTAAAGTACCAACATAAAATCTATCTGATCAGTACATGATCTTCACAAAGTGTCGACATCAGTTAAAGACAGTGGTCTAATGTTAATTCAGATTAAGACCTGCATATAGAAATTTAATTTGTAAGAATCTTACATTCCTGGGGAAATTACATAACAAAAGATTAAGGACATGTTTTACATTTCTTAGACCAAGAAGTGTGGTCCAAGGAGTTTCTTacaaaacaaaacccacatTTAATTACAGCACAAACTCTTCTTTAAAATAACTATTTTTGTACACATTAAAGCATTATACTGGTCTTAACGCTTCAGGCTTAATTCATATTCAATGTCATGCTCCAGCACGTCTTATCCAATAGTGGTGACTCactgttctttcatgtgtttcCTAGAGATGAAGAGAAAGTAAATAGCTCTGATGCATAGATGAAAACGACAAGTGAAAGGATCTATGGCGTGCTAAGCATAGCTCACATTGATAATGTATTAgcataacaaaaaacaaaaaagagatgTATATTTTACACATGGTTTTGTATTCTTGCTACAATATTGTAAATGGGGTGTTGATTGAATacttgctgctgtttgtttggtgtgtaAATAAAAGGTTTTGAAGACAACACATTTGTCCATCTCCTCCTTGCACTTCCTCAATTAGCCAACAAGTGGAGAACAGTGGTCTACAGAAAGCAGTTTGTTTCTGACACAATATGAGATCACACAGAAATAGAAGACCCCCACTGCTTATTCAGTGTGGATGAATTAATTTACTTATTCAACATATGGGTTAAACtccaaacaaacattaaaaacatcacatCCTCCTTTGGTTCCTTTGGTTGTGCTTAAGCCAGTTTAAAATCTAATTCAGCTGAGGTAACTGGATCAGTTTGTGTTAAGGATATTCACCATGAACCGTTtaacttttgtttaaaaagaaagtCATGGTACAAATAAGACAGGAAATGTTTAATAGTGGCCATCAGTGAAAATTACATTGACACTTAAACTTGAGTAAAGATAAAGTATGTAGACACAGATTTAGAATGAAACTTAATAGAGAGCGTGTCCCAACCAAGGCCCACAAGTGCCCTTAAGGTATAATGCTTCAAATTACCAGAAActcagatatcagtccccttaatatGCCAGATTATTTCCTCCAAGATCTGTGAATTATCTGGGAAATGGACAAAAATGCCCTATATTtctaaaaaaagttttaaaaaatcCTGGAACTGGTTCCTACGAACAAAAAGTCTCATCCTTCAACCAGTTTAAACAGGTTGTGTAATACGGttgacaataaaaacagacgggcgaaaacataatctcctcaGTTGAGGTAAATAAGGCTTTACAACAAACAAGTACTGCCATAAGATACTTATCTGTGATAATCATACTAGGTAATAAGCCAGAAACCTTTTAGTCCAAAGGGCATACTGTGTCAGATACCTGCACAGGACAGTCAtcttcatcaacacacaacCTGAAATTACTTATGGAATAATTACACTTTCAGAATCATTCCTCTGATaattaaaagcacaaataaTCAGCTTTTGCATGTTGGGTTAAACAACCCCGAAAAAACACTGACAGACTAAACAGATTATTTTCGAACTGAAATTTGATCCAAGCTGCAGTGCCTTCTGTAACCACCAGCAACATACTTGTTATTGGTTTCACTTCTAAGGAAACAGGAAAGGGAGTTTGAACAGCTCACACACGGACAGACAGACGATTCCCAAACAGCAGCACACTAACAAAGGTGAGTGTTCTTATTTTCTGATCACTATTTCCTTGATTTACGTCGGTTTTCTCCGAATATGATTGTTGAGGCAATTTTAAGTTCTCTACCTGCAGGTTTCTAAACTGAAAAAATTACTCAGAAGTTGAACCATATTTAAAGGGAAGCTGAAAGTTTGTTCTGTTGGATTGAATTTGGAGAGGTTTACAATGTGCCATGTCAGTATTCTTAGAATTTTCTTGTGTTATTTTACATTGCTTTTTAAAAAGTATACATAAATCATATTTCCTTGTTTATATTATGTAATGTTTACTCAGTCTATTCTATCGACTCCTTCGGTTTCTGTAATATGGAAAATTCCCCCCCAgggggactaataaaggatgtCTTATACTCTTACACATAATATTTCCAAATTAggcaacaacacacaaaaacacatcaaatttaCAGCCTTGAAACCTTTAAAGTCCCCCCCAGTGAAAGTcaagtttttaaatgtgtcgCCATTGAGTCCTTTGTATGTTGAAATAAGTAAGACTGTgcttattttactattattattattatatatactgttgctgccattattactatatactgctataattactatcatatataaatatatattatatatactgtactattttttatatactgtctaacaataacattaccatcatatcatcagtactattaccatcacctgccactgcaccttatctacctatttatcttgtgtttctgtttttattctaccgcaatattttatattttattctaatgtattgtattttattgtattcaaatgtaccagctgctatgacgacttaatttcccttcggggatgaataaagtaatctatctatctatctatctatctatctatctatctatctatctatcttccaCTTTAACTCTGCAGTGAACAAATGCCAATCTGAAAAAGAAGAATTTGATTCAGACAGCCAGGGAGACGGAAGTAGGGAGAAAGAAACCAATCCTGTCATCTTGTGGGTGGGACTCAATAGCTGGATTAGTGAGTtataagtttattattatttgtactCGACTGCAAGTCAAGTTTCCAATTCATTAAATAATGTATAATTGTAATTAATcaagacaaaatacaaaaacatgctATTGTTACAGTTTGCTAAGGTATATTCATTTAATAAGCATACCTCTGTAAACTAAATTAATCATCTAGCGATCGAAACAAAAAATGGATATTGGGTATCAGAATTATCATTGGGGAAAAGCATTTGGATCCATCCTTTGTTGCATATACAAGTATGGGTTGGGAACGCTCAGTATGAATGAACATCCAGCTAATATTTTCTAAATATCTTTACAGGACGATGACGATGTCAGGAAGGGTCATGAGTTGCtgtgcagctctgctctttgCACTGGCCTCTGTGTCAGCTGTACAGAAGCTCCAGTCAATCAATGATTTGAAGAAAATCAACTTTGGGCAATCTGTGCCCAAACacactctcctgctgctctactgGTTTGCCAACGTAGTTGATATCAACAATAACCATGTCATTTGCTTGCCCTTCAACCCAAACAGTAACGATTATGGATCACATCATTATGGCAACTatgagcagctgctggaccCACTGCCTCGGGGTTACCAGTACTTCACTGTTGGCAATCTTAATGTAAACAGTCATGAACAACTCCCAGGATACGTCGTCGCTCCCCGGGCAGAGTATGTAGGAAGAAACATGGACCGCATAATATTCAGAGTCAGGCAACAGAATACAGGAAGATCTATGCAGACAGATCAAGTGTACATCACACAGCACTATGAGCCCTCTGAACAACAGGGGACAAGGTATGACCCGGAACAGACGTACCAGGTCAGCACCAACCTTCTAAGACAGATCAGAGAGTTTTCTGATGGGGAACACCAGGACTCACTGTGGGATCTCAGAAATCGCTTTGGCAGTAGTGCTGACGATAGCCAGTTAGGGCAAATCAGAAACACGTGGGGTAACCTGGCCTGTCTTGGCCTGCTGCTGTTTATTGTAATTAAGGAAAAGCACTCCtctaaaaaacagaacaaaagagATCAGCCTCCAGCAAGAAGAAACACGCAACCTGATTTTGTTATCAACATCCCAGAATACCAACCCCAGACACTTCCCAAGAAAAATCGTATGAAGACTGATGGTTCGTGGAATTTGAGAGATGGGACTCAGCTTAAGGTGACGACCGGCAAGGATGGAGGAGCCAGGATTCTTTGGGAGAATGTTACTGAAAATCGCCCAAAGAATGGAGTGATGGTAGTGCTTTTCAAGAACCAAAGGGACCAGGAAGCAAGCAAGACTTTTAAGTGCATTGGGGACAGTTATTCAGGCAGTTGGGACACCTCAGTGCCGCTAAATGATGGTCTTCAGGCTCGACTGCATAAGGTGAGGATACAGTGGTGCTGCTTTAAAGTGGTGGGAGAGGAGATATGCAGAGGTCCTGAGTTTAAGAATCCCACAGCAGACAAAGCGGTCAATATAAACGGCTACGATGCAAACCTCCAGCTCTTTGTAAAAGATGGCAAGGCGTGTGCTCGCTTATTCGTCAAGAAGACCTTCAGAAGTTGGAAGTCGGAATTTAACAATTCATGGATCGGTTTCTATGCCTCTGCAGCTAAAGCCACAAATCAGTATGAATGGTGGCAGTGGCAATGGGCAACTAAATTCAGACATAGCACTGATGTTCAGAACTCCAGTCATTATGTATACGAGTATCACTCAGGTATGTCAATTGCCCCTGGAGTCCAAGCACGATTCATAGGCCGGCCTGAGGAAGTTAAAGCATGCACTCTAAGCTGGGGGGGTTAAAGATGACTGGTTATGCATTGAAGACAATGTTTAAGTGGATGGAAAATCAACCCTGCTGTAaagttgattttatttgtttatctgcttCTTGCACATATTGTTCATCTCTCTTCAAAATGCTGTCCTGTTGTACAATTAGTTTTTCAGGTTTACGTTCCATTTCATAGAGTCTTGCATTTGCcaattttgtgatttttttttaacatcgaGACATATTTGTGATGAAACAACAAATGCTCTGAATAACAGAACATCTCTAGTTTTCTTGGACTGAAAAGCCTCAGTCTGTTGTGAATAGCTTTTAAGGAGATATAACCTGTCTGAATGTTATTACAtcacaaaatattaaaacagcagTTTCATTAGAAGAAGT harbors:
- the LOC133971535 gene encoding uncharacterized protein LOC133971535 — encoded protein: MTMSGRVMSCCAALLFALASVSAVQKLQSINDLKKINFGQSVPKHTLLLLYWFANVVDINNNHVICLPFNPNSNDYGSHHYGNYEQLLDPLPRGYQYFTVGNLNVNSHEQLPGYVVAPRAEYVGRNMDRIIFRVRQQNTGRSMQTDQVYITQHYEPSEQQGTRYDPEQTYQVSTNLLRQIREFSDGEHQDSLWDLRNRFGSSADDSQLGQIRNTWGNLACLGLLLFIVIKEKHSSKKQNKRDQPPARRNTQPDFVINIPEYQPQTLPKKNRMKTDGSWNLRDGTQLKVTTGKDGGARILWENVTENRPKNGVMVVLFKNQRDQEASKTFKCIGDSYSGSWDTSVPLNDGLQARLHKVRIQWCCFKVVGEEICRGPEFKNPTADKAVNINGYDANLQLFVKDGKACARLFVKKTFRSWKSEFNNSWIGFYASAAKATNQYEWWQWQWATKFRHSTDVQNSSHYVYEYHSGMSIAPGVQARFIGRPEEVKACTLSWGG